A region of the Geomonas subterranea genome:
CCTATTATACTGTTGTATGATATCTGTCAATATATTTTTTTACGCGAGGCGACAAAAATGGGAAAAACCTATCCGAGGGTGATTGAATTGCTAAATAGGGAGTTTGGAGATAAAAAGGTCACAAAGTATGCGTTTTGCAAAGCAACAACTATAAATCCCACGAGCGTGGAGCGGTACCTTCATGGCATTTCTGAACCATCCCAGGCCAGCCTTGAAAAAATTGCTAATTATTTCGGCGTCACAGTATCGTGGTTAAGGGGGGAAAACGAGGAAGGCGATGGATCGGTCAAGTTGACGCCTGAAGAGCTATGGACCAAAGCGATAGAGTCGATAGCGGCAATAGAACCAGGTTCAGGGGCTGAGACAGAACTCATCGAAAAAATGATCGCTGCCGCCACCGATAAATTGAAGCAACTCAAAACAGTGAGCAGCGGGGCAGCGAAAAAGCTGAAAAATCAAAAGCATTGATTTACATGTTGCACATCTCTAAGGTAAGCAAAAAATTCCTTTATTACCTCCTTGCCGCAACCGCCAATTCCACAACTTTCCCGCCCACACCATGAACAAGAAGCCGCTCGATTTCGTTGGCAATGGCTTGGAGAGGGGTACGCAGATCGTCAACGTCTGTGCAGTCATAGTGCTTTCCCGTCACACTCCCGTCTGAGTGGTTGGTCAGCTTGTCAATATCCTGCCGACGCAGCTTCAGCCGCTCCCCTACCGTAGTGAAGGATCTGCGCAACCCGTGGACCGTGAGCTTGAGCCCGGTCTTGAACTGAAGGAGATCGGCCTTCAAGGCGATATGTCCGGTCTTGCTCGCATGATTGGCGTTAAGTGAAGGGAACACGAACGGATTCCCTTCTGGGTTTTGCTCTTTCCTCCGCTTCAGAATCACCAGGGACTGCCGAGATAGGGGGACCTTCAGCGGCTGATTATTTTTCGTGTCTGGAAGGACCAGAGTCGCCTCCACCAGGTCGACATACTCCCACCGGAGCCCTGCCGCTTCCCGATTCCGCAAGCCATGATATAGACAGAACACGTAGCAGTCTTGCGTGATCTCGTTGAAGGACTTGATACCCTCCCTGAAGACCTTGAAGTCATTCCCCCTCAAGCAGTCATCCCGAGCGGATGTCTTTGGCCACAGGCCGGCGATGCCGATGACGGAGCAGGGGTTCACCGGCATCGCCGCCGGGTACTTCACCTTCGCGTAATTTAGGATAGCCTGCAGCTTACCGAAGTTGTTCTTAGCCGACATTCTCCCGTGGGCCTTTTCGATTTGCTTGAATCGGTCTATGATCACATCGGCGGGGATCTTGCTGATCTCGGTGAGCGGCAAGTCCATCCAGGTATCAAACTTGATCGGGATCTCCGACCGGTACGAGTGCTCAGTCCGCGGTTTGAGCGTTTTGTCCGCCAAATGAATGTCCATCATTTTGGCCAGCGTCGGCACATTGGAAGGAACTACAGGCCGCCCATCCCGGAGCTGTTGCAGGAGCAACCGCGCCTT
Encoded here:
- a CDS encoding helix-turn-helix domain-containing protein; translation: MGKTYPRVIELLNREFGDKKVTKYAFCKATTINPTSVERYLHGISEPSQASLEKIANYFGVTVSWLRGENEEGDGSVKLTPEELWTKAIESIAAIEPGSGAETELIEKMIAAATDKLKQLKTVSSGAAKKLKNQKH
- a CDS encoding tyrosine-type recombinase/integrase, whose product is MPKINLTLREIRQIVPPELGRVDYFDTELRGFLLRVSADFLDKGGVKQKGARVFYVQADVMDPAKGKYVTRKAKVGAFGELTPDEARGKARLLLQQLRDGRPVVPSNVPTLAKMMDIHLADKTLKPRTEHSYRSEIPIKFDTWMDLPLTEISKIPADVIIDRFKQIEKAHGRMSAKNNFGKLQAILNYAKVKYPAAMPVNPCSVIGIAGLWPKTSARDDCLRGNDFKVFREGIKSFNEITQDCYVFCLYHGLRNREAAGLRWEYVDLVEATLVLPDTKNNQPLKVPLSRQSLVILKRRKEQNPEGNPFVFPSLNANHASKTGHIALKADLLQFKTGLKLTVHGLRRSFTTVGERLKLRRQDIDKLTNHSDGSVTGKHYDCTDVDDLRTPLQAIANEIERLLVHGVGGKVVELAVAARR